TCCCATTGACCCTCACTTGACACTTCATAAACTAGGAAAAGGCTTTAACCTTGCCCATTAATGGAGAGTATTAGCAACCAGACTTATCAGCTCCCTTAACAAACAATACCTGCAGTGCATGCTGAATTGACAGAACCAGCTGAAACAACTGCATTGGGAGGAAGAACATTGTGCTTTTGGAATACTTCAACACGACGAGGAACCCACTCATCCTTCTGCTCTCTGTGCCCAAGCCTGCATAAGTGATGAAGGAATTGCGTCAAGgaaacaaaaggaaaaacaaataagTAGAATAAAGGATTTAAGCCCTGTAAAAACACATCAAATACTGGAACAATGCAGAAGTTAGCAGTGGTGAGCATGTCACAAACCTTCCATAACCGCCAAAGCCCCACCTAGACAATCACATAATAAAAGTAAATTGTTTATgaacaaggaaaataaaagggaaatcTAAAACCTTACCACAATAATCAACAATGACTTACGTGTAAACAAAGCCATTTGTGTCCACAGCAACTGGATGCACAAATTAGAAAAGTAAACAATGAGATGAATGTTTAAGTAAAAGAAGAACCAGGGATAGGGAAGGGAACGACCAAAAGATGAAAGAGCAAATGAACATGAAAGAGAGCAGGCATATCATGAACCTGTATGGTTTGTTCCACAGGCAACTTTGACAATAGTTTCCCCAGAAAGAGTAGCTATAGCTCTAGGGCGAGGTTGAGATTCATAAACAAGCCTCACCGAGCTATCCTTGGCATTATACTGCAAGCGTATAGGTATGATGCAAACACCCGTGGAGAAAAGCAAGTCAATAGCAACTAGATTAGAGAACTGCTTAATTGATTATACACATTAGGCATAACTTTGTGAGTGATACTCTGCAGCAAAAATATGAACAAGACTCATCAAAGATAACTCATCTTCTCCACATACCTCGTTGTCTGTTCCATGACCAAGCTGGCCATACTGGGGAAGCCCTGCAGTTCTACAAACCAAAAAAGCATATTTAGATTCAGTGAAAGAATACACATTAGAAAAGAACTATTGACAATAAAAGCAAGCCAAGAAACAGAACTAAAAGCACCACAAACCATACAGTATCGAAGCTCCTTCAGTAGATGATAACCACACGGTGAATTCAGCTCCACAGGCAGTATTTGTAACTTGAGACACGAGACAGCGGACATGAGATGactcaatttctacaaaaaaaaagaatagaagacaaattgataaataaatgaaaaacaaattttaatacaaaacgTCATCATTCATGGAAGAACTTAACAACTAAGAAAACAAAACACCTTGAGTAACATAGTATCAGTGGTACTGCTAATCAAAATCAACAGAACCTACCATTTCTAGTAGACCCTGAACCAAGCTGCCCATGCTTATTCCAGCCAAATGCCAGGGAATTACCATCTTCAGTAACTACCACCGTGTGGCTCCTTCCCGCTCCTGCTTTGATTATTTTATACCTTCAAGATAAATGCAACATAGTTCaaattaaccatcaatttcaGAAAATTAATAAATACAGACAGGACTAATTTTAATAACAACACAACAAAAGAACATACTTTAAGAGTTCAGAAACAATAGTTGGCCTATCACGCTGGATTGTATCTCCATGACCCAGCTGCCCTTTCTATACATAAAAGCTAAAGCTCTATCAACCACTACTAACAACATTAGAATAACATTAACGACATGCATTTaacaacattaaaaaaaacagGTGAGGATTCTTCATGCCTCGTTACGACCCCACGTGTAGCATCGCCCTTCAACATCCAATGCAACGCAATGACATGACACTGCAACGAaaaaagaaacttcaaaatatacCTTTTAAATGCGAATCAGTAGGTGTAAAACAAAAGGCAATGAACTCACCGCAACCGGAGGCAACGAACCGTATATCAACGCCGACGAGAGGGCGAAGGCGAGTGGGAGACACTAAGTTGCCTTCAAGTACACCTTTGCGACGACCAACGGCTTCCCAACGCGTGGAGCCACAGAACAAGAGCTCTCCTCctttcttcttctcttcctcaTCATCCTCCACCTTCTTCTCCGCTTCGTTCGTTGACATTTCCAGGCTACAGAAAGTTCAAAGCTTtgacaccaaaaaaaaaaaggagcgAATGAAGACCGATCTAACGGCTGGTATTTGAAAAGGAGGGAGGGACCCCAGATGAAGGAGAAATTTGGCGGGAAAAAAGAGAACAACGGCTAGTAAGAAACGGGATCGGAGCGAGTAGGGTTGAAAGCAGAAATAAGGAAGAAGAACAGAAAACCTTAATTCAAAAAATGGGGGAGAGCGTAGAAATATTTCAAAAGATGAGAAGGAAAGGATAAAAAGGGGTTGGCCTTACtctcttttattattaattatggaGAGAGAAGGTAAATTAAATAGTTCGATTTTATAATTAGAAACACATCCCTAAATGCATTTTCAATATAACTTTTGTATTCAAATTTCGTCCTCCTAAATCTCTCGTTctcaaatttttattcaattt
The genomic region above belongs to Gossypium hirsutum isolate 1008001.06 chromosome D05, Gossypium_hirsutum_v2.1, whole genome shotgun sequence and contains:
- the LOC107904971 gene encoding protein RCC2 homolog — protein: MSTNEAEKKVEDDEEEKKKGGELLFCGSTRWEAVGRRKGVLEGNLVSPTRLRPLVGVDIRFVASGCVSCHCVALDVEGRCYTWGRNEKGQLGHGDTIQRDRPTIVSELLKYKIIKAGAGRSHTVVVTEDGNSLAFGWNKHGQLGSGSTRNEIESSHVRCLVSQVTNTACGAEFTVWLSSTEGASILTAGLPQYGQLGHGTDNEYNAKDSSVRLVYESQPRPRAIATLSGETIVKVACGTNHTVAVDTNGFVYTWGFGGYGRLGHREQKDEWVPRRVEVFQKHNVLPPNAVVSAGSVNSACTAGGGQLYMWGKLKNTGNDWMYPKPLMDLSGWNLRCMDSGNMFQFVGADSSCISWGHARYGELGYGPTGQKSSAIPKKVDILEGMHVISVACGMGHSMVIVDRTNVGDRLDQLEIYDGKGSDEGTAVSDAKTSVLKQNNRNGASKTPTSSKKRKKAKDESETEEEENSDVESDSSGRHINGEVSGNGRGKGAKKSASVGKGKGRGQGNVRANKSSQSSQGKTSKRGRLRKV